The following proteins are encoded in a genomic region of Alnus glutinosa chromosome 8, dhAlnGlut1.1, whole genome shotgun sequence:
- the LOC133875890 gene encoding M phase phosphoprotein 10 has translation MAMETISEESGPEALQRLRGTDPPVWLAPSPALSQMARAASEHLFASLRPFTPKTPFDKLLTKGFDAEQVWQQIDLQALPLLSTLRRDVKRFEKNPKEISKLKKVLEVAKKEPEGGRSVVEEESEDFDGFDEELDEEEEEEEEEGERGSEGGEEEEEGAGGGIEDGFLKIKELEEFLEEDEAREYGLKKKDKKEVKKVDGLGLNDDDGEGEYEDEDEDEDDEDDDELGDFGHGDDEDADKLASYGDFFGAKKKKAAKQKSELKDVSEESDMDDEQEEDDNTFENKKQETVSTHEKELEKLRSTIEQMEKANLDPKAWTMQGEVTAAKRPLNSALEVDLDFEHNVRPAPVITEEVTASLEDLIKKRILEGRFDDVQKAPMLPSKAPREVKELDENKSKKGLADIYEEEYVQKTDLASAPLSFKDEQKKEASMLFKKVCLKLDALSHFHFAPKPVIEDMSIQANVPALAMEEIAPLAVSDAAMLAPEEVFSGKGKIKEEAELTQAERKRRRAKKKRKIKAEAARRTAKKPRDSTSLNHDHDKEGK, from the exons ATGGCAATGGAGACAATAAGCGAAGAGTCTGGGCCCGAAGCCCTGCAGCGCCTGAGGGGCACGGACCCGCCGGTGTGGCTGGCGCCGAGCCCCGCGCTCTCTCAAATGGCTCGAGCCGCCTCGGAGCACCTCTTCGCGTCGCTCAGGCCATTCACGCCCAAAACGCCCTTCGACAAGCTCTTGACCAAGGGTTTCGACGCCGAGCAGGTATGGCAGCAAATCGACCTCCAAGCGCTTCCCCTTCTGTCAACTCTCCGCCGCGATGTGAAACGGTTCGAGAAGAACCCAAAAGAGATCTCGAAGCTCAAGAAGGTTCTAGAGGTTGCAAAGAAGGAACCAGAGGGTGGGAGGAGTGTCGTGGAAGAGGAAAGTGAGGATTTTGATGGATTTGATGAGGAATtggatgaggaggaggaggaggaagaggaagagggggAGAGGGGGAGTGAGGGTggagaggaggaagaggaaggtGCAGGTGGTGGGATTGAAGATGGGTTTTTGAAGATAAAGGAATTGGAGGAGTTTTTGGAGGAGGATGAAGCTAGGGAATATGGGTTAAAGAAGAAGGACAAGAAAGAGGTGAAGAAAGTTGATGGGTTGGGTCTGAATGACGACGATGGTGAAGGTgaatatgaagatgaagatgaagatgaagatgatgaagatgatgatgag CTTGGAGATTTTGGGCATGGTGACGATGAAGATGCGGACAAGTTGGCGAG TTATGGAGATTTTTTTGGCGCTAAGAAGAAAAAGGCTGCCAAACAAAAATCAGAATTGAAAGATGTGTCAGAAGAGTCAGACATGGATGAtgaacaagaagaagatgataatACATTTGAAAATAAG aagCAAGAGACTGTTTCCACCCATGAAAAAGAACTTGAGAAGCTTCGATCTACAATAGAGCAGATGGAAAAAGCAAACCTGGATCCAAAAGCGTGGACTATGCAGGGAGAG GTAACTGCTGCAAAAAGGCCATTGAACAGTGCATTAGAGGTTGATCTTGATTTTGAGCACAATGTGAGACCTGCCCCTGTAATCACTGAGGAAGTTACAGCATCACTTgaagatttgataaagaaaagGATCCTTGAG GGGCGGTTTGATGATGTTCAAAAGGCTCCCATGTTGCCCTCTAAAGCACCGAGAGAAGTTAAAGAGTTG GATGAGAATAAGAGCAAGAAGGGTCTTGCTGACATCTATGAG GAAGAATATGTTCAGAAGACAGATCTGGCTTCTGCCCCGTTGTCATTCAAGGATGAACAGAAGAAAGAG GCAAGTATGTTGTTCAAGAAGGTTTGCTTAAAGCTGGATGCTCTTTCTCATTTCCACTTTGCTCCCAAACCT GTTATAGAGGACATGTCTATACAAGCAAATGTCCCCGCTCTAGCAATGGAAGAG ATTGCACCTTTGGCAGTCTCGGATGCAGCTATGCTGGCTCCTGAGGAAGTGTTTAGCGGCAAAGGAAAGATTAAAGAAGAAGCTGAGCTTACGCAGGCagagagaaagaggaggagagctaaaaagaaaaggaaaattaaag CTGAGGCAGCTAGACGAACTGCAAAGAAGCCACGAGACAGCACATCCCTAAACCATGATCATG acaaagaaggaaaatga